The Pseudomonas sp. DG56-2 genome contains a region encoding:
- a CDS encoding integrase domain-containing protein → MALVGRRDGRNFGYGRQLSYAGRQALEDLFAGGHFATVKAHSDRWQAFVRWCRSEDGPGYNDARQIDRQTLQDYTEYLRHQIQQGTLCIATAQSRLSSVNRTLAALRGDQDVRIANPSEALGQQRLSVRTRAPDGQDHQQVRRLAEVLGEQQHNRVAAVVILARATGMRLREAILADLPRLHREAERLGRINIQDGTKGGRSGSSAPRWVVANEAVKAALQLVRQASPTGSRNLLARDESYAMFLHQTVLPARETLHAHGLKGFHELRAAYACERYEQLTGHAAPVNGGHCYRIDRGRDQQARQQISLELGHNRIDVVSAYIGGRT, encoded by the coding sequence ATGGCGCTGGTCGGTCGGCGTGACGGTCGCAACTTTGGCTACGGTCGCCAACTGAGCTACGCCGGTCGGCAGGCACTGGAAGATCTGTTTGCCGGCGGCCACTTCGCCACCGTCAAAGCACACAGCGATCGCTGGCAAGCCTTCGTGCGCTGGTGTCGGTCAGAGGACGGCCCCGGTTACAACGATGCACGCCAGATCGATAGACAGACTCTACAAGACTACACCGAGTATCTGCGCCATCAGATCCAGCAAGGTACACTCTGCATTGCCACCGCGCAGAGCCGCCTGAGCAGCGTCAACCGCACCCTTGCTGCGCTGCGCGGTGATCAGGATGTGAGGATCGCCAACCCGAGTGAGGCGTTGGGACAGCAGCGCTTGAGCGTACGCACTCGCGCGCCGGACGGCCAAGATCACCAACAAGTGCGGCGCCTGGCCGAGGTGCTTGGCGAACAGCAACACAATCGAGTGGCCGCCGTAGTCATTTTAGCTCGAGCAACTGGCATGCGCCTGCGCGAAGCGATCCTGGCTGACCTGCCACGCTTACACCGCGAAGCCGAACGCTTAGGCCGCATCAACATCCAAGACGGCACCAAAGGCGGCCGTTCAGGCTCATCAGCGCCGCGATGGGTCGTGGCCAATGAAGCGGTGAAAGCGGCCCTGCAGTTGGTTCGTCAGGCATCGCCGACCGGTAGCCGCAACTTGCTAGCCCGAGACGAAAGCTACGCCATGTTTCTGCACCAAACAGTGCTCCCCGCCCGCGAAACGCTGCATGCACACGGGCTGAAGGGTTTTCATGAACTGCGCGCAGCCTACGCCTGCGAACGTTACGAGCAGCTCACGGGCCACGCCGCACCGGTGAATGGCGGCCACTGCTATCGCATTGACCGTGGCCGTGATCAACAGGCGCGCCAACAAATCAGCCTAGAGCTCGGGCATAACCGGATCGATGTGGTGTCGGCCTACATTGGCGGGAGAACATGA
- a CDS encoding YfjI family protein → MQLREVQGPPRPLLEQQIPPLLYPVAALGDLLGPAVERMADVIGVPCAMAAQSVLATAALASQAHANVHLDGRIYPLSLYLLTVACSGDRKSAVDQIALQAVRDWERQQWIAYGEQLKAHRAAMSLTARSPTSKKSAQLALDAQPEPVQPRLLSAEPTIEGLVKSLCHGLPSMGLFSDEGGQFLGGSTMSKDNMIKAITHLSTLRDGSPIDRSRAMAGESLRAYDRRLSMHLMLQPRLADRLLQDSDIKDQGILGRCLISWPERLVGQRLYKAIDLTRDPKVHLYQQRIAALMQKPWSRHKDGGLNPVTLELSPRAREAWIAIHDTIECESGEFGELVNVQAAAGKAAANVLRMAGVMAVVEESTVLEEMHIQRASTLMDYYLAENQRLAEQEPLNMLRAEADCLLRWLIKKNWPPFRLRDLTRNGPRFARKSTRHTFELLLQLVTHNWLNNAGDIFEVRHVPPQ, encoded by the coding sequence ATGCAACTGCGCGAAGTACAAGGGCCACCACGCCCCTTGTTGGAACAGCAGATTCCGCCCCTACTCTACCCGGTCGCGGCGCTAGGCGATCTATTGGGGCCTGCCGTGGAACGCATGGCCGATGTGATCGGCGTGCCCTGCGCCATGGCCGCGCAATCTGTTCTAGCCACGGCAGCTTTGGCGAGCCAGGCGCACGCCAATGTTCACCTCGACGGCCGAATTTATCCGTTGTCGCTGTACTTGCTGACGGTGGCTTGCTCAGGTGATCGCAAGAGCGCGGTGGACCAAATTGCGCTGCAAGCCGTACGCGACTGGGAGAGACAGCAGTGGATCGCCTACGGCGAACAACTCAAGGCGCACCGAGCTGCAATGAGCCTCACCGCGAGATCGCCAACCTCGAAAAAGTCAGCACAGCTAGCGCTGGACGCCCAACCTGAACCCGTCCAACCGAGACTCCTCAGTGCTGAGCCGACCATTGAAGGTCTGGTCAAAAGCCTCTGCCATGGTTTGCCGAGCATGGGGCTGTTCAGCGATGAAGGCGGGCAGTTTTTGGGCGGTAGCACCATGAGCAAGGACAATATGATCAAGGCGATCACTCACTTGTCGACGCTGCGGGACGGCAGCCCGATTGATCGGTCGCGCGCGATGGCAGGGGAAAGCCTGCGTGCCTATGACCGCCGTCTCAGCATGCACTTGATGCTGCAACCCCGCCTGGCCGACCGCTTGCTTCAGGACTCAGATATCAAAGATCAGGGCATCCTGGGGCGCTGCCTGATCAGTTGGCCGGAGCGTCTGGTTGGACAACGACTGTACAAAGCCATCGACCTGACCCGAGATCCAAAGGTGCACCTGTACCAGCAGCGCATTGCCGCGCTCATGCAGAAGCCTTGGTCACGCCATAAAGACGGCGGCCTTAACCCTGTAACCTTGGAGTTAAGCCCCCGCGCCCGCGAGGCCTGGATTGCCATTCACGACACCATTGAATGCGAGTCTGGGGAATTCGGCGAGCTGGTCAACGTGCAAGCTGCTGCGGGCAAAGCCGCCGCGAATGTTCTACGCATGGCTGGCGTGATGGCGGTGGTTGAAGAATCGACTGTCTTGGAAGAAATGCACATTCAGCGCGCCTCTACGCTGATGGATTACTACCTGGCCGAAAACCAACGACTGGCTGAACAGGAGCCTCTGAATATGCTTCGCGCAGAGGCCGACTGCCTGCTGCGCTGGTTGATAAAGAAGAACTGGCCACCGTTTCGCCTGCGCGACCTTACGCGCAACGGCCCACGCTTTGCCCGTAAAAGCACGCGGCACACCTTCGAGTTATTGCTGCAGCTGGTTACCCATAACTGGCTGAACAATGCCGGAGACATATTCGAGGTGCGCCATGTTCCGCCTCAATGA